A portion of the Cellulophaga algicola DSM 14237 genome contains these proteins:
- a CDS encoding DciA family protein — protein sequence MAKRRRENIPLSEALQDFIDTNKLQKGIDRVDVREAWTNLMGNGVNNYTTAIELRGDTLFVSLSSSVLRSELSLGKSKIISMLNEELKKEVVKKLVLR from the coding sequence ATGGCTAAAAGACGCAGAGAAAACATTCCATTAAGTGAAGCTTTACAAGACTTTATTGACACCAACAAGCTACAGAAAGGTATAGATAGGGTTGATGTTAGAGAAGCATGGACCAATCTTATGGGGAATGGCGTTAATAATTATACCACGGCTATAGAATTACGCGGAGACACCTTATTCGTGTCACTCTCTTCCTCTGTTTTACGGTCAGAATTAAGCCTCGGAAAATCTAAAATTATTTCCATGCTTAATGAAGAACTAAAAAAAGAAGTGGTGAAGAAGTTGGTGTTGCGATAG
- a CDS encoding rhomboid family intramembrane serine protease yields the protein MIRITEAVKHLIIINVLFFVATLAIGDQMYEWFALWFPKNENFRIWQVITHMFMHGGPAHILFNMFGLWMFGSSVEEYLGKKQFLFLYFSAGLGAALFQLGFYYYEYLPIHSELINLGLTSDQIVDMISTNRTIDGLSEVQVSKLQEAFPIYRNTYFASMVGASGCIMGVLAAFGVMKPNAELMLMFLPIPIKAKYFIPGIILLDLFSALSGKSYFSPSNTAFMAHVGGAVVGFIMMWYWKKNSFNKNRWD from the coding sequence ATGATTAGAATTACTGAAGCGGTAAAGCATTTAATTATCATTAATGTATTGTTCTTTGTTGCCACACTGGCCATAGGAGATCAAATGTATGAGTGGTTTGCTTTGTGGTTTCCCAAGAATGAAAATTTCCGAATTTGGCAAGTAATTACCCATATGTTTATGCATGGAGGTCCAGCGCATATTCTTTTTAATATGTTTGGTCTTTGGATGTTTGGTTCTTCCGTAGAAGAATATTTAGGGAAGAAACAGTTTCTATTTCTGTATTTTTCTGCAGGATTAGGTGCGGCGTTATTTCAACTAGGTTTTTACTATTATGAATATTTACCAATTCATTCAGAATTGATAAATCTTGGGTTAACTAGTGATCAGATCGTAGATATGATTAGTACGAATAGAACTATTGATGGATTGAGTGAGGTACAAGTCTCTAAGCTACAAGAGGCTTTTCCTATCTATAGAAATACGTACTTTGCATCTATGGTAGGTGCTTCTGGGTGTATTATGGGTGTTTTAGCAGCCTTTGGTGTTATGAAGCCTAATGCAGAATTAATGTTGATGTTTTTGCCGATACCTATAAAAGCGAAGTACTTTATCCCTGGGATTATTTTATTAGACCTCTTCTCTGCACTTTCGGGAAAATCATATTTTAGTCCTAGCAATACCGCTTTTATGGCACACGTAGGGGGTGCTGTTGTCGGATTTATTATGATGTGGTATTGGAAAAAAAATTCGTTTAATAAGAATCGTTGGGACTAA
- the mutL gene encoding DNA mismatch repair endonuclease MutL yields the protein MADIIQLLPDHVANQIAAGEVVQRPASVVKELLENAIDAGADAIKLIIKDGGKALIQVVDNGVGMSATDARLSFERHATSKIKSADDLFCLHTKGFRGEALASIAAIAHVELLTRTATDEIGVQLKVEGSKISSQEPTVTPKGTSFCVKNLFFNIPARRNFLKSNQVEFRHITDEFHRVALAHPDIQFHFYNNGSEIFHLPKSNYRQRIVNVFGAKTNEKLVPVEEETQVVKISGFISKPEFSKKSRGEQFFFVNNRFIKSPYLHHAVVSAFEGLIKSENHPGYFLYLDVDPASIDINIHPTKTEIKFDDEHTVYALLRSAIKHALGQFNVVPALDFEADQNLETPYNYKAKLAEVPRVSVDASFNPFADDTPKASHRASNYEKPSAKGWENMYVGLESKVGKEADFSSVSFESETITGSIFDTGTETIDSVSTTFQLKRKYIVTTIKSGMIIIDQSRAHQRVLYENFLKNITIKEGVSQQLLFPLQLNFSITEVNIIKEIIDSLINLGFAFDAIDEENVLISGVPLLVPESEVGMVLDQLISDYQMDTPEDSFSQSDIVAKTLSKTLAVKTGEQLDSESQLALVNNLFACKEFKISPFNKPIYITLTGEDIDKKFF from the coding sequence ATGGCTGACATAATTCAACTTTTACCTGACCATGTTGCAAATCAAATTGCTGCTGGCGAGGTGGTGCAACGACCTGCTTCGGTTGTAAAAGAACTTTTAGAGAATGCTATTGATGCTGGTGCAGATGCTATAAAATTGATCATTAAAGACGGTGGTAAAGCATTGATCCAAGTGGTAGATAATGGGGTTGGAATGAGCGCTACAGATGCGCGTTTGAGTTTTGAACGCCATGCAACATCAAAAATTAAAAGTGCAGATGATTTGTTTTGCTTGCATACGAAGGGGTTTAGAGGCGAAGCACTTGCTTCTATTGCTGCAATTGCACATGTAGAGTTGCTTACCAGAACAGCAACCGATGAAATAGGCGTACAATTAAAAGTTGAGGGTAGTAAAATAAGTTCTCAAGAACCAACGGTAACCCCTAAAGGAACTTCGTTTTGTGTAAAGAATCTTTTTTTTAATATTCCTGCTAGACGTAATTTTTTAAAATCTAATCAAGTAGAGTTTCGGCATATTACCGATGAGTTTCATCGGGTAGCTTTAGCGCATCCAGATATTCAATTTCATTTTTACAATAATGGGAGTGAAATTTTTCACCTTCCTAAGTCTAATTATAGACAGCGTATTGTTAATGTATTTGGTGCTAAAACTAATGAAAAGTTAGTTCCCGTAGAAGAAGAAACACAAGTAGTTAAGATTTCTGGCTTTATAAGCAAACCAGAATTTTCTAAAAAGAGTAGAGGAGAGCAGTTTTTCTTTGTAAACAATAGATTTATCAAGAGCCCCTATTTGCACCATGCAGTGGTTAGTGCTTTTGAAGGCTTAATAAAATCTGAAAATCATCCAGGATATTTTTTATACCTAGATGTAGACCCAGCTTCTATTGATATCAATATACATCCAACAAAAACGGAGATAAAGTTTGATGATGAGCATACGGTTTACGCCTTATTGCGTTCGGCTATTAAACATGCTTTAGGGCAATTTAATGTGGTACCAGCTTTAGATTTTGAAGCAGATCAGAACCTAGAGACCCCTTATAATTATAAAGCAAAGTTAGCAGAAGTACCAAGAGTCTCTGTAGATGCTAGTTTTAATCCTTTTGCAGACGATACTCCTAAAGCCAGTCATAGAGCTTCTAATTATGAGAAGCCTAGTGCTAAAGGATGGGAGAATATGTATGTTGGTTTGGAGTCTAAGGTAGGTAAAGAAGCAGATTTTAGTAGTGTAAGCTTTGAGTCTGAAACGATTACCGGGTCTATTTTTGATACAGGAACAGAAACTATAGATTCTGTTTCTACCACGTTTCAATTAAAACGTAAGTATATTGTAACTACGATTAAGTCTGGAATGATTATTATAGACCAGAGTAGAGCGCACCAACGTGTTTTGTATGAAAATTTCTTAAAAAATATTACGATAAAAGAAGGGGTGAGTCAGCAATTACTTTTCCCTTTGCAATTAAATTTTTCAATAACAGAGGTAAATATCATCAAAGAAATAATTGATAGCTTAATAAATTTAGGTTTTGCCTTTGATGCTATCGATGAAGAAAATGTTTTAATTTCTGGAGTACCTTTACTGGTGCCAGAAAGTGAAGTAGGAATGGTATTAGATCAACTTATTTCTGACTATCAGATGGATACTCCTGAAGATAGTTTCTCTCAGTCTGATATTGTGGCTAAAACCTTAAGTAAAACTTTAGCCGTAAAAACAGGGGAACAATTAGATAGTGAATCGCAATTGGCACTGGTGAATAATTTATTTGCGTGTAAGGAATTTAAGATTAGTCCGTTTAATAAACCAATATATATAACCCTTACGGGTGAAGATATAGATAAAAAATTCTTTTAA
- the recF gene encoding DNA replication/repair protein RecF (All proteins in this family for which functions are known are DNA-binding proteins that assist the filamentation of RecA onto DNA for the initiation of recombination or recombinational repair.) yields the protein MFLKKLSLINYKNFSSENFDFDSKINCFVGQNGIGKTNILDAIYHLSFGKSYFNPIATQNIKHGEDFFVIEGNFEKLDREEKIVCSLKKGMKKIIKKNGKAYDKLSDHIGFLPLVIISPSDRDLITEGSDTRRKFIDGVISQSDKDYLQTLLKYNKILSQRNSLLKYFAVNHTFDKTNLSVYNEQLTTYGTVIFNKRVAFLETFIPIFKEQYQVISGGNEEVSLIYDSKILETNLLELLEKNIEKDRAIQYTSVGIHKDDLNFDLGEHPIKKFGSQGQQKSFLIALKLAQFHFIKEQSSTTPILLLDDIFDKLDENRVSHIISLVNDENFGQLFISDTHADRTENVIKNIHQSYKMFKLGS from the coding sequence ATGTTTCTGAAGAAATTATCACTTATAAATTACAAGAATTTTAGTTCCGAAAATTTCGATTTTGACAGCAAAATCAACTGTTTCGTTGGTCAGAATGGAATTGGAAAAACAAATATCCTCGATGCCATTTATCACTTATCGTTTGGTAAAAGTTATTTTAACCCCATAGCCACTCAAAACATAAAACACGGTGAAGATTTCTTTGTAATCGAAGGAAACTTCGAAAAATTAGACCGAGAAGAAAAAATAGTCTGCAGTCTTAAAAAAGGCATGAAGAAAATTATCAAGAAAAATGGCAAAGCATATGACAAGCTTTCTGACCATATTGGATTCTTACCTCTTGTCATTATTTCGCCTTCCGATAGAGATTTAATTACAGAAGGAAGTGATACCAGAAGAAAATTTATAGACGGCGTAATTTCTCAGTCCGATAAAGACTACTTGCAAACTTTACTTAAATACAATAAGATTCTTAGCCAACGGAATTCGCTTTTAAAATATTTTGCGGTAAACCACACATTTGATAAAACAAACTTAAGTGTATACAATGAGCAATTAACCACCTATGGCACTGTTATTTTTAACAAACGCGTTGCTTTTTTAGAAACCTTTATTCCTATCTTTAAAGAACAATACCAAGTTATTTCTGGCGGAAACGAAGAAGTCTCTTTGATTTATGACAGTAAGATACTGGAAACAAACCTTTTAGAATTACTCGAAAAAAACATAGAGAAAGACAGGGCCATACAATACACGAGTGTCGGAATCCATAAGGACGATTTAAATTTTGACTTGGGCGAGCATCCTATAAAAAAATTTGGGAGCCAAGGACAACAAAAATCATTCTTGATTGCCTTAAAACTAGCACAATTTCATTTTATCAAAGAACAATCTAGCACTACTCCTATCTTATTATTAGATGATATTTTTGATAAGTTAGACGAAAATAGGGTGAGTCATATTATCAGCTTGGTTAATGATGAAAATTTCGGACAGCTCTTTATAAGTGATACACATGCTGACAGAACAGAAAATGTTATAAAAAACATTCATCAATCTTATAAGATGTTTAAGCTAGGGAGTTAA
- a CDS encoding (deoxy)nucleoside triphosphate pyrophosphohydrolase, translated as MKEIEVVAAIIYFEDKILCVQRPENKLTYISEKFEFPGGKVENGESLNDALYRELKEELNFIPIIMDELYLTVNHQYPDFKLIMHVFKCLSDKSEIQLNEHISSQWLSLENLKKLDWAAADIPIVNRLIEHG; from the coding sequence ATGAAAGAGATAGAAGTTGTTGCTGCAATAATCTATTTTGAAGATAAGATTCTGTGCGTTCAAAGACCTGAAAACAAATTGACTTATATTTCCGAAAAATTTGAATTTCCTGGAGGAAAAGTAGAAAATGGGGAATCATTAAATGATGCTCTATATAGAGAATTAAAAGAAGAATTAAACTTCATACCAATCATTATGGATGAACTATATTTAACAGTCAATCATCAGTATCCAGACTTCAAATTAATAATGCATGTTTTCAAATGTTTATCTGATAAAAGTGAAATTCAGTTAAATGAACATATTTCTTCTCAATGGCTCTCTTTAGAAAATTTAAAAAAATTAGACTGGGCAGCAGCAGATATCCCTATAGTTAATAGATTAATTGAGCATGGATAA
- a CDS encoding DUF3427 domain-containing protein has product MDKIFNNDFRDSLLTGFIDKSLESDALYQPELLVNRKIPRKKVLTTIIKELENCESFYISVAFVTTSGVATLINTFKTLEEKGVKGKILVSQYLNFTQPEALKRLLQFQNIELKIITKEDSHSKGYIFKHSEYYNLVIGSSNLTSSALSTNKEWNMKVSARYSSSLVDKVINEFQDDFEIGEIVDETYIEKYEDIYKKQSLVYKKSKEELSKELNLEITPNSMQTEALENLKNLRKLNNKALIISATGTGKTYLAAFDAKDFNPKKLLFVVHRLNIAKKAMKTFQTIFRDTRTMGLYSGQQRELDKDFLFSTVQTISKSNHLEQFEKDFFDYIIIDESHRSGADSYIRLIDYFNPRFLLGMTATPDRTDDKDIYTLYDHNIAYEIRLNKAMEENMLIPFHYYGVTDLSVNDEILENESDFRLLTADERVSKIISKIEFYGSDNGITRGLIFCSKKDEAKELSDKFNQKGYKTVALTGDSSEQERTNAIELLESDDLAIKLDYIFTIDIFNEGIDIPKINQVIMIRPTQSAIIFIQQLGRGLRKTDNKYYLTIIDFIGNYKNNYLIPIALYGDTSFNKDKIRKLISEGSSMIPGESTINFDEITKEKIYASIDSAKMQLLSDLKIDYNNLKSRIGRIPMMMDFVNNEAREPFSFIEYSKSYFNFINKVDKTFDKFLDKNLSGLLELFSKEINNAKRVEESIILKELLNNHELSISNLNELIFEKYHYKPSAETIKSCISNINFSFIRKEEKIIFIENRTFKFYDEFITLLSNTTFKEFLLDSITYSIHTFNKNFNKDYYRDGLLLFNKYSRKDVCRLLNWENDVSSTVYGYRTRNEITPCFVTYHKSDDIEDTIKYNDYFVSPSVFAWESRSNRKLSSQEIKNVVASKRILLFVKKEDAEGTDFYFMGDVSIIKNSIQQAEMPESSKPVVHFKFQLEQPVKDDLYNYITAVKEEKLAPNNLNFEIKSKEEGKVSEFTIPLYDFHAAAGSFSEMQDEKDYSLLPVQERFATQEFFACKVIGESMNKIIPNNSICLFKKNVTGSRNGKILLIENRDALDPDFNSAFTIKTYTSEKIITEEGWQHNSIILKPNSYNDNFKNILINEDNSNEMRVIGEFIKVLN; this is encoded by the coding sequence ATGGATAAAATATTTAATAATGATTTTAGAGATAGCCTATTAACTGGGTTCATTGATAAATCCTTAGAATCCGACGCTTTATATCAACCAGAACTACTTGTCAATCGAAAAATTCCTAGAAAGAAAGTTCTAACTACTATTATTAAAGAATTAGAAAACTGCGAAAGCTTTTATATATCTGTTGCTTTTGTTACAACAAGCGGTGTTGCTACTTTAATAAACACATTTAAAACACTTGAAGAAAAAGGTGTAAAAGGAAAAATCCTTGTTTCTCAGTATCTAAACTTCACACAACCCGAAGCGTTAAAAAGACTTTTACAATTTCAAAATATAGAATTAAAAATAATAACCAAAGAAGACTCACATTCCAAAGGGTATATTTTTAAGCACTCTGAATACTACAACTTAGTTATTGGAAGTAGTAATTTAACTTCATCCGCATTATCTACTAATAAAGAGTGGAATATGAAAGTTTCAGCAAGATACTCAAGCTCCTTAGTAGATAAAGTGATTAACGAATTTCAAGATGATTTTGAAATAGGCGAAATTGTAGATGAAACTTATATTGAAAAATATGAAGACATATACAAAAAGCAATCGCTAGTATATAAAAAAAGTAAAGAAGAATTATCAAAAGAGTTAAATTTAGAAATAACTCCTAACTCTATGCAAACTGAAGCATTAGAGAATTTAAAAAACTTAAGAAAACTAAATAATAAAGCGCTTATAATTTCGGCAACCGGAACAGGTAAAACCTATTTAGCAGCTTTTGATGCCAAAGATTTTAATCCTAAAAAGCTTTTATTCGTTGTTCATAGACTAAACATTGCAAAAAAAGCAATGAAAACTTTTCAAACTATTTTTAGAGACACCAGAACAATGGGTCTGTACTCTGGTCAACAAAGAGAACTTGACAAAGACTTTTTGTTTTCAACTGTACAAACAATTTCTAAATCAAACCATTTAGAACAATTTGAAAAAGATTTCTTCGATTACATTATTATTGATGAATCCCATCGTTCTGGAGCAGATTCATATATTAGATTAATAGATTATTTCAACCCAAGGTTTCTTCTTGGGATGACTGCAACACCTGATAGAACAGACGATAAAGACATTTATACCTTATATGACCACAATATAGCTTATGAGATAAGACTTAATAAAGCTATGGAAGAGAATATGCTTATTCCTTTTCATTACTATGGAGTCACAGATTTATCTGTTAATGATGAAATACTTGAAAATGAATCAGACTTCAGACTTTTAACAGCCGACGAAAGAGTTAGTAAAATTATTTCTAAAATTGAATTTTATGGTTCTGATAATGGAATTACAAGAGGTTTAATTTTTTGCTCCAAAAAAGATGAAGCCAAAGAATTATCAGATAAATTCAATCAAAAAGGATACAAGACAGTTGCTTTAACAGGAGATAGTTCAGAACAGGAAAGAACAAATGCCATTGAATTATTAGAAAGTGATGATTTAGCAATAAAATTAGATTACATATTTACTATTGACATTTTTAATGAAGGAATTGATATACCAAAAATCAATCAAGTCATAATGATTCGTCCAACCCAATCTGCAATAATATTCATACAGCAATTAGGACGAGGATTAAGAAAGACAGACAACAAATATTATTTAACAATCATTGATTTTATTGGCAACTATAAAAATAATTATTTAATACCAATAGCTTTATATGGAGACACCTCCTTTAATAAAGACAAAATAAGAAAATTAATTTCTGAGGGTAGTAGTATGATTCCAGGAGAATCAACTATTAATTTTGATGAAATCACTAAAGAAAAAATCTATGCTTCCATTGATTCAGCGAAAATGCAATTGTTATCTGATCTAAAAATAGATTACAATAATTTAAAAAGTAGGATTGGACGTATTCCCATGATGATGGACTTTGTAAACAATGAAGCGAGAGAGCCTTTCTCATTCATTGAATACTCGAAGTCGTACTTTAATTTCATCAACAAAGTAGACAAAACATTTGATAAATTTTTAGACAAAAATCTTTCTGGATTATTAGAGCTTTTTTCAAAAGAAATTAACAACGCAAAAAGAGTTGAAGAAAGTATTATTCTAAAGGAACTATTAAATAATCACGAGTTAAGTATTTCAAATTTAAATGAATTGATATTTGAGAAATATCACTACAAACCAAGTGCTGAAACTATAAAATCCTGTATTTCAAATATTAATTTCAGCTTTATCCGAAAGGAAGAGAAAATTATTTTTATAGAAAATAGAACTTTCAAATTTTATGATGAATTTATTACTTTACTTTCAAACACTACTTTTAAGGAGTTCTTACTTGATTCTATAACTTACTCAATACACACCTTCAATAAAAATTTCAACAAAGATTATTACAGAGATGGATTGCTTCTTTTCAATAAATATAGTCGTAAAGATGTTTGTAGATTATTGAACTGGGAAAATGATGTTAGTAGTACTGTATACGGTTACAGAACAAGAAATGAAATTACTCCTTGTTTTGTAACTTATCATAAATCTGATGATATTGAAGACACCATAAAGTATAATGACTACTTCGTTTCCCCATCGGTTTTCGCATGGGAATCCCGGTCAAACAGAAAATTATCAAGTCAAGAAATAAAAAATGTAGTCGCTTCAAAGCGGATATTATTATTCGTAAAAAAAGAAGATGCAGAAGGAACTGACTTCTACTTCATGGGAGATGTATCAATTATAAAGAATTCTATCCAACAAGCAGAAATGCCTGAATCAAGTAAACCTGTCGTACATTTTAAGTTTCAATTAGAACAACCAGTAAAAGACGACTTATACAATTACATAACTGCAGTAAAAGAAGAGAAACTCGCTCCAAATAATCTTAATTTCGAAATAAAATCAAAAGAAGAAGGAAAAGTATCTGAATTCACAATCCCTCTATATGATTTTCACGCAGCAGCTGGTAGCTTTAGTGAAATGCAAGATGAAAAAGATTACAGTTTGCTTCCCGTGCAAGAAAGATTTGCTACACAAGAATTTTTCGCATGTAAAGTTATAGGAGAATCAATGAACAAGATCATTCCAAATAACTCAATATGTTTATTCAAAAAAAACGTAACCGGTTCTCGCAATGGAAAAATTTTACTCATAGAAAACAGAGATGCCCTAGACCCTGATTTTAATTCTGCTTTTACCATCAAAACCTATACGAGTGAGAAGATTATTACAGAAGAAGGTTGGCAGCACAATTCAATTATATTGAAACCTAACTCTTATAATGATAATTTTAAAAATATCCTTATCAATGAAGACAACAGTAATGAAATGAGGGTTATTGGCGAGTTTATTAAAGTTCTAAACTAA
- a CDS encoding tetratricopeptide repeat protein, whose translation MATYKKRGYKAKEVNIDSTDEVEFNEQDSTTAEVFSTLDEGANKTEEWVSKNQNYILGVIGAIAVGVLGYLAYDQFVKKPQEADAGNEMYYAMQYFNEALQNPVAQDSLYNLALKGGNGKYGLIDVIDNYGGTESANLASYAAGMSYLNTQKYQEAIDYLNDYTAHDAITDAIAKGGIGDAFMQLNQPEDALGYYEKALSANTNEYSTPMFLQKAGIVALELNKNDAALKYFERIKVEFAKSPEASLVDAYIAMAKNK comes from the coding sequence ATGGCTACATACAAGAAGCGAGGATATAAAGCAAAAGAAGTAAATATTGATTCTACAGACGAAGTTGAGTTCAATGAACAAGACAGTACAACGGCTGAGGTTTTTAGTACCTTAGATGAAGGTGCGAATAAAACTGAAGAGTGGGTTTCTAAGAATCAGAATTATATTCTTGGCGTTATTGGTGCAATTGCAGTAGGGGTCTTAGGATATTTAGCCTATGATCAGTTTGTAAAAAAACCACAAGAGGCAGATGCTGGGAACGAGATGTACTATGCAATGCAGTATTTTAATGAGGCTTTACAAAACCCAGTAGCACAAGATTCATTATACAATTTAGCACTTAAAGGTGGTAATGGTAAATATGGTTTAATTGATGTTATTGATAACTACGGTGGTACAGAAAGTGCAAACCTTGCTTCTTATGCAGCGGGTATGTCTTACTTAAATACTCAGAAATACCAAGAAGCTATTGATTATTTAAATGATTATACAGCTCATGATGCTATTACAGATGCTATAGCTAAAGGAGGTATTGGTGATGCATTCATGCAATTAAATCAGCCAGAAGATGCTTTAGGGTATTATGAAAAAGCGTTAAGTGCAAATACAAATGAGTATAGTACACCGATGTTTTTACAAAAAGCAGGTATCGTTGCTCTAGAATTGAATAAAAATGATGCTGCTTTAAAATATTTTGAAAGAATTAAAGTAGAATTTGCAAAATCTCCAGAAGCTAGTTTGGTAGATGCTTACATTGCAATGGCTAAAAATAAATAA
- the ribH gene encoding 6,7-dimethyl-8-ribityllumazine synthase, with product MATANNNLSVYDKATIPNAKNFRFGIVVSEWNTNITEGLFNGAKEALLDCGALEENIIRWDVPGSFELIFGSKKMIATQNVDAVIAIGSVIQGETKHFDFVCEATAQGIKDLNILTDTPVIFCVLTDNNLQQAIDRSGGIHGNKGTEGAIAAIKMAALGR from the coding sequence ATGGCTACAGCCAATAATAATTTATCGGTTTACGATAAAGCTACAATCCCAAATGCGAAAAATTTTCGATTTGGGATTGTTGTTTCTGAATGGAACACGAATATTACAGAAGGATTGTTTAACGGTGCTAAAGAAGCTTTATTAGATTGTGGCGCTTTAGAAGAAAATATTATCCGTTGGGATGTTCCCGGTAGTTTTGAGTTAATATTTGGTAGCAAAAAAATGATAGCAACACAAAATGTTGATGCTGTTATTGCTATTGGAAGTGTAATTCAGGGCGAAACGAAGCATTTCGATTTTGTATGTGAAGCTACAGCACAAGGCATAAAAGATTTGAATATACTGACGGATACTCCTGTTATCTTTTGTGTTTTGACCGATAACAATCTTCAGCAAGCTATTGATCGTAGCGGAGGTATACACGGTAATAAAGGTACTGAAGGCGCGATTGCGGCAATAAAAATGGCTGCCCTAGGGAGATAG